One genomic region from Xenopus laevis strain J_2021 chromosome 2L, Xenopus_laevis_v10.1, whole genome shotgun sequence encodes:
- the rcc1.L gene encoding regulator of chromosome condensation isoform X1: protein MKGKKTLKRTIAAEESNGTSDVKKTKVTHPSHGTVGGQVLTLGQGDVGQLGLGEDIMERKKPALVTLTEDIVQAAAGGMHTVCLGASGSIYTFGCNDEGALGRDTSEEGSEMQPGKVELAEKVVQVSAGDSHTAALTEDGRVFVFGSFRDNNGVIGLLEPMKKSMVPVQVQINTPVIKIASGNDHLVLLTVDGDLYTSGCGEQGQLGRVPERFTNRGGRKGLERLLVPQCIHLKAKGSGRVHFQDVFCGAYFTFAVSQEGHVYGFGLSNYHQLGTKNTQACYAPQNLTSFKNSTKSWIGFSGGQHHTVCVDSEGKAYSLGRAEYGRLGLGENAEEQSEPTPIPDLPKINSVASGASVSYAVSTDGCVFAWGMGTNLQLGTGEEEDVWSPEQMTGKQLEDREVLSVSSGGQHTVLLVRKRS, encoded by the exons ATGAAAGGCAAAAAGACTTTGAAGAGAACTATTGCAGCTGAAGAAAGCAATGGAACTTCCGATGTTAAGAAAACAAAAG TCACTCATCCTTCACATGGCACAGTTGGGGGCCAGGTATTAACCCTTGGGCAGGGAGATGTAGGGCAGCTGGGTCTTGGAGAAGACATAATGGAGAGGAAAAAACCTGCCCTGGTTACCCTTACTGAGGACATAGTACAAGCAGCAGCTGGAGGAATGCACACTGTGTGCCTTGGAGCATCTGGAAGT ATATATACCTTTGGGTGCAATGATGAGGGTGCACTGGGTCGTGATACCTCAGAAGAAGGATCGGAAATGCAGCCTGGCAAGGTGGAGCTTGCAGAAAAGGTGGTGCAGGTGTCGGCAGGAGACAGTCATACAGCTGCTCTGACAGAAGATGGCAGAGTGTTTGTCTTTGGATCATTCAGG gATAATAACGGTGTTATTGGATTACTGGAACCTATGAAGAAAAGCATGGTGCCTGTTCAAGTGCAAATAAACACGCCAGTAATTAAAATAGCCTCTG GTAATGATCATCTTGTGTTGCTTACCGTGGATGGTGACCTATACACGTCGGGATGCGGAGAGCAGGGTCAGTTGGGAAGAGTTCCAGAGAGATTTACCAATCGTGGAGGGCGCAAAGGGCTAG AAAGACTGTTGGTTCCACAATGTATCCACCTAAAGGCAAAGGGAAGCGGGCGTGTGCATTTCCAGGATGTGTTTTGTGGCGCATACTTCACCTTTGCGGTGTCCCAAGAAGGCCATGTATATGGCTTTGGTCTTTCAAATTATCATCAGCTTG GAACAAAAAACACTCAGGCCTGCTATGCACCACAGAACTTAACATCATTTAAAAACTCCACCAAGTCCTGGATCGGTTTCTCTGGAGGACAACATCACACCGTTTGTGTGGACTCTGAAG ggaaggCTTATAGTCTTGGCCGTGCAGAATATGGCAGACTTGGTCTTGGGGAAAATGCAGAAGAACAGAGTGAGCCCACCCCAATTCCTGACTTACCTAAGATCAATTCTGTTGCATCTGGAGCATCTGTCAGCTATGCTGTGTCTACTGATG gtTGTGTCTTTGCCTGGGGCATGGGTACAAACCTTCAGCTAGGTACTGGTGAAGAAGAGGATGTCTGGAGTCCCGAGCAGATGACTGGGAAACAACTTGAAGACCGGGAGGTCCTGTCTGTATCCAGTGGAGGTCAGCACACTGTCCTTCTAGTGCGAAAAAGAAGCTGA
- the rcc1.L gene encoding regulator of chromosome condensation (The RefSeq protein has 1 substitution compared to this genomic sequence): protein MKGKKTLKRTIAAEESNGTSDVKKTKALPIVTHPSHGTVGGQVLTLGQGDVGQLGLGEDIMERKKPALVTLTEDIVQAAAGGMHTVCLGASGSIYTFGCNDEGALGRDTSEEGSEMQPGKVELAEKVVQVSAGDSHTAALTEDGRVFVFGSFRDNNGVIGLLEPMKKSMVPVQVQINTPVIKIASGNDHLVLLTVDGDLYTSGCGEQGQLGRVPERFTNRGGRKGLERLLVPQCIHLKAKGSGRVHFQDVFCGAYFTFAVSQEGHVYGFGLSNYHQLGTKNTQACYAPQNLTSFKNSTKSWIGFSGGQHHTVCVDSEGKAYSLGRAEYGRLGLGENAEEQSEPTPIPDLPKINSVASGASVSYAVSTDGCVFAWGMGTNLQLGTGEEEDVWSPEQMTGKHLEDREVLSVSSGGQHTVLLVRKRS, encoded by the exons ATGAAAGGCAAAAAGACTTTGAAGAGAACTATTGCAGCTGAAGAAAGCAATGGAACTTCCGATGTTAAGAAAACAAAAG CTCTGCCAATAGTCACTCATCCTTCACATGGCACAGTTGGGGGCCAGGTATTAACCCTTGGGCAGGGAGATGTAGGGCAGCTGGGTCTTGGAGAAGACATAATGGAGAGGAAAAAACCTGCCCTGGTTACCCTTACTGAGGACATAGTACAAGCAGCAGCTGGAGGAATGCACACTGTGTGCCTTGGAGCATCTGGAAGT ATATATACCTTTGGGTGCAATGATGAGGGTGCACTGGGTCGTGATACCTCAGAAGAAGGATCGGAAATGCAGCCTGGCAAGGTGGAGCTTGCAGAAAAGGTGGTGCAGGTGTCGGCAGGAGACAGTCATACAGCTGCTCTGACAGAAGATGGCAGAGTGTTTGTCTTTGGATCATTCAGG gATAATAACGGTGTTATTGGATTACTGGAACCTATGAAGAAAAGCATGGTGCCTGTTCAAGTGCAAATAAACACGCCAGTAATTAAAATAGCCTCTG GTAATGATCATCTTGTGTTGCTTACCGTGGATGGTGACCTATACACGTCGGGATGCGGAGAGCAGGGTCAGTTGGGAAGAGTTCCAGAGAGATTTACCAATCGTGGAGGGCGCAAAGGGCTAG AAAGACTGTTGGTTCCACAATGTATCCACCTAAAGGCAAAGGGAAGCGGGCGTGTGCATTTCCAGGATGTGTTTTGTGGCGCATACTTCACCTTTGCGGTGTCCCAAGAAGGCCATGTATATGGCTTTGGTCTTTCAAATTATCATCAGCTTG GAACAAAAAACACTCAGGCCTGCTATGCACCACAGAACTTAACATCATTTAAAAACTCCACCAAGTCCTGGATCGGTTTCTCTGGAGGACAACATCACACCGTTTGTGTGGACTCTGAAG ggaaggCTTATAGTCTTGGCCGTGCAGAATATGGCAGACTTGGTCTTGGGGAAAATGCAGAAGAACAGAGTGAGCCCACCCCAATTCCTGACTTACCTAAGATCAATTCTGTTGCATCTGGAGCATCTGTCAGCTATGCTGTGTCTACTGATG gtTGTGTCTTTGCCTGGGGCATGGGTACAAACCTTCAGCTAGGTACTGGTGAAGAAGAGGATGTCTGGAGTCCCGAGCAGATGACTGGGAAACAACTTGAAGACCGGGAGGTCCTGTCTGTATCCAGTGGAGGTCAGCACACTGTCCTTCTAGTGCGAAAAAGAAGCTGA